In Ruminiclostridium papyrosolvens DSM 2782, the following proteins share a genomic window:
- a CDS encoding SDR family NAD(P)-dependent oxidoreductase — protein MADQFNKLFNEIKERKITDKDAIDQIKKLKYQKNMTTSDKENKIGEVVFGKQFVYDENLLKDHKIFGNQILMGVAHCSLVLQALVQMSEKCDMALSNIIFLDPIQVLPSETVKLDVVLKHQNKSILFENQYFKRSVQKMVVAASGQIIADNIMRLDETIVISDWISLAIKTISSDIFYKAATQDTYGDTLFSVRKVHVLSRGVFSEIELAPEMKEEAKDYLCHPAIFDAIHVTSTFAVDPDNPLIHHWVPFVINELQINNGVSEDIYGKLYCYAELIKSNSEIKEFNCKVYNQNGKQIINVKQLCTKRIPSREAFLGISSVNISSPNLKYTQDSTVVLHKKPNEPIGNNSVPIKEKIQEYLKKTIAEVLGISRKETGIDKNFMEMGADSRTIMAVSQKIQEEIGFVLLPTVFFEYQNIVELSSYFAEEQSAQFAAYFGVQQSTDLIFSQEQANNIIKSTLVQRQQAALKESKLRDAYSYSEDDIAIIGMDGRLASSPDLNSFWKHIVDSKDLISEIPMSHWDYQPWFDENRHADNKTYSKWGSFIEDVDKFDPLFFDISPRQATWMDPQVRILLEVVYGVLEDAGYINQIKGSKTGMYTGVCFQEYWDEIVRKRIPITSYEHVSSSMSTLSAHISYTFDLHGPSIPLDNACASSLTAMHLACQALKTGECDLAVVAGINLLLSPLHHVYFSRMQALSPTGRCHSFDKQADGYVPGEGVVAVLLKPLSKAIKDQDNIHAVIKGTAINHGGRSNNLTSPRPELQTEVILEAWKNANISPETLGYIECHGTGTALGDPIEVSSLQKAFRKHTSKTNFCAIGSAKAHIGHLEGAAGLTSVLKVILSMKHKKIPQMPNYKEMNPIIKLEDSPLYINTEVLEWKTEGSTPRRAGISSFGMIGNNAHVVIEEYVPKQKRPQIQVTHENPAIVVLSARNTDRLREQVERLLSAIRTQGFSDNDLADIAYTLQVGREGMEERLAVIAGSIKELEEKLKSFLEGQDDIPDMYRGQVKHNRETLAVFTADEDMQKAIEAWVVKGKHVKLVDLWVKGLIFDWNKLYGETKPCRISLPTYPFARERYWMPDIESTPAVHKNTSHLFKKRSASTLTGRKLDHAASKSNPVQEAQEAFELMTFEETWQEQVLPDNSSARIKAMVCFLSDSKKQQAAIEAVQALDGQTRVIFISQSTSYRKQSEQAYHISPKDPDTYKDAFKSIREDYGNIDAVLYLWPLEDKKHIRDYSCIVHILQGISFSKLKPSHILLAAQYEDMLERCHLESWIGFERSLGLVMPDTRIAAIMQESEENREPDIKDWLQKLWREMPTPKNSSILYQEGKRYICRIRPTKMQPGNSLLKPGGTYLITGGCGGLGLQLAGHLAKTQHANLILTGRSPMDEKKQMKIKILEDLGGQVLYLQADVCDQARMKEGLSQAKERFGEIRGVVHTAGLAGGGSILDKDISSFEEVLGPKIKGTIILDELLCREPLDFICYFSSSAAILGDFGSCDYAVGNRFLMAYGHYRNNQQPGKTVVINWPLWKEGGMGSKEGDNAEMYLKSSGQRFLETEEGIFMFDRLLAQNDIQHLVLAGQPSRVHRFLGLAGNQSPAQTPDIYKPSGKGRRTEMKGLSLEQCLEWDLKELAGNVLKISRDKLDKEENFADFGFDSFSLAEFATILTGHYGIEITPAVFFGHSTIERLTQYFFTEHQQAIQDFYREDAAVQDVLQREPQAAASSRQRAGRFRFAAGSTPQGVPEPIAVIGMSGRFPGADTVEGLWNNLKDGRECITEIPASRWDWQKYYGDPHQEDGKTNSRWGGFISNADQFDSLFFEISPREAQVMDPRQRLLLQEAWKALEDAGYGAKQIKTNRIGMFVGVEQGDYQLLVKEKASVTSNNNAILAARLAYFLNLSGPVMAIDTACSSGLVAAHQACLSLRSHECDTAIAAGINLMLTPQAYIGMSQAGMLSADGKCFAFDKRANGLVPGEAVAAVVLKRLSRAEADGDPIYAVIQGNAVNYDGRTNGITAPSGVAQTSLLKAVYDQFKVNPEEIEYIVTHGTGTRLGDPVEINALYDAFKGYTSKQGYCALTSTKTNFGHTFAASGLLSLISLVEALRHETIPASLHCEQENDYINWKESPFYVNKAAKPWPKRDGKVRTGAVSAFGMSGTNVHMVVRSYSGKDTGSFQEQPPYYLLVLSAKTEDALQEKIQDMITVLQNKGQDLLRISYTGLEGRQHFNHRCAIVIQDHDDAIYVWKQAGSRERLPNLFKGKVPQDFKGQNVVQQYAQDMLKQSKSLQCDRSKYQEMLFALADFYCQGYEIDWSGLFGGKRIKRISLPTYPFAKERYWVRETETTPNASPPITGYIHPLLHQNTSDFSEQRFTSTFTGQEFLLADHVVQGQHLLPGVAYLEMARAAVEQVTGALEGQKIQISLKNIVWMHPITVRHNPARVHIGLYPEENGEITYVIYSQHDEADTERVIHSQGVAMLGPVGEGQRMDLQAIKSECDRGVLSSAQCYEAFSLMGFDYGPGYQGLEKVYLGSDKVLAKISLPSSVCGTGDQFVMHPSLMDSALQASIGLLLAPDSRIQSGGDVPSTMSLPFALQEMEIFRGCSSTMWVLLRYSNGTKAGDKVQKLDIDLCDDQGRVCIRMKGFSTRMRGGDSWQSETIMMTPVWDVIAVEGGRDFSAKAQRVVIVGGREDSRSAVLQYYPDAQVLEIKPRDTIEIISKKLLARGAIDHIIWIAPYKPVTTISDDILITDQNEGVLQVFRIIKALLGLGYADNDLSWSLITVQVQSVHKNETINPTHASLHGLIGSMAKEYPHWKVRLIDLNAESDWPIDDILNLPADPEGDILAYRGKEWYRQQLIQLHIPAPERTLYRPEGVYVVIGGAGGIGEVWTEYMIRTYQAHVIWIGRREKDATIQAKLDRLASLGPSPQYIKADATDQKALQQAYEKIKKLYPQIHGVVHSAIVLLDKSLANMDEERFNNALSAKVNVSVRMAQVFQKEPLDFVLFFSGLIAFTKSPGQSNYASGCAFEDAFASRLSQEWPCVVKVMNWGYWGSVGVVAAKAYQDRMAQVGVGSIEPPEAMEALEVLLAGTMDQIALVKTTKPNFLNRQ, from the coding sequence ATGGCTGATCAATTCAATAAATTATTTAACGAAATAAAAGAAAGAAAAATAACAGATAAGGATGCTATAGATCAAATAAAAAAATTAAAATACCAGAAGAATATGACAACCAGTGACAAAGAAAACAAAATTGGGGAGGTTGTCTTTGGAAAACAATTTGTTTATGATGAAAATTTGTTGAAAGACCATAAGATATTTGGAAATCAAATCTTAATGGGTGTTGCGCACTGCAGTTTGGTTTTGCAGGCATTGGTCCAAATGTCTGAGAAATGTGATATGGCTTTAAGTAATATCATCTTTTTAGATCCAATTCAGGTTTTGCCTTCGGAAACAGTTAAATTAGATGTAGTATTAAAACATCAAAACAAGTCAATCTTGTTTGAAAACCAATATTTTAAACGATCAGTTCAGAAGATGGTTGTTGCAGCAAGTGGCCAAATTATAGCTGACAATATTATGCGACTGGATGAAACTATTGTTATTTCAGATTGGATAAGTCTTGCTATAAAAACAATATCCAGCGATATATTCTACAAGGCAGCAACACAAGACACCTACGGTGATACCCTATTTAGTGTAAGGAAAGTACATGTGTTAAGCCGGGGCGTTTTCAGTGAAATTGAATTGGCCCCTGAGATGAAAGAAGAGGCAAAAGACTATTTATGCCACCCTGCTATATTTGACGCGATACATGTCACTTCTACTTTTGCAGTTGACCCGGACAATCCCCTCATTCACCATTGGGTTCCATTTGTAATTAATGAACTTCAGATTAATAATGGGGTTTCAGAAGATATATATGGCAAGCTCTATTGTTATGCAGAACTAATCAAATCAAATTCGGAGATTAAAGAATTTAACTGTAAAGTATACAATCAAAATGGGAAGCAGATAATTAATGTTAAACAGCTTTGTACAAAACGTATTCCTTCCAGGGAAGCATTTTTGGGAATAAGTTCTGTGAATATTTCTTCGCCAAACTTGAAGTATACCCAAGACTCTACAGTGGTTTTACATAAAAAACCTAATGAGCCAATTGGTAATAACTCAGTTCCCATAAAGGAGAAGATACAAGAGTATTTAAAAAAGACAATTGCAGAAGTATTGGGTATATCTAGAAAAGAAACCGGTATAGATAAAAACTTTATGGAAATGGGTGCAGATTCCCGGACTATCATGGCTGTTTCGCAGAAAATACAAGAAGAAATAGGATTTGTATTACTTCCAACCGTATTTTTTGAATATCAAAATATTGTAGAGCTCAGCAGTTATTTTGCAGAGGAACAATCAGCCCAATTTGCTGCTTATTTTGGGGTACAACAGTCAACCGATCTTATCTTCTCTCAGGAGCAAGCTAATAACATTATAAAAAGCACCTTGGTTCAAAGGCAGCAAGCTGCTTTGAAGGAATCAAAACTGAGAGATGCATACTCATACTCGGAAGATGACATTGCTATTATTGGAATGGATGGGAGATTAGCTAGTTCTCCTGATCTAAATAGCTTTTGGAAGCATATTGTGGATAGCAAAGATCTTATTAGCGAAATCCCAATGAGTCATTGGGATTATCAACCATGGTTTGATGAAAACCGACATGCTGATAATAAAACATATTCAAAATGGGGTAGCTTTATTGAAGATGTTGACAAGTTTGATCCTTTATTTTTCGATATTTCGCCTCGGCAAGCCACTTGGATGGACCCACAAGTTCGTATTTTATTGGAAGTTGTTTATGGTGTGTTGGAAGATGCGGGCTACATTAATCAAATTAAAGGAAGCAAAACAGGGATGTATACAGGAGTTTGCTTTCAAGAGTATTGGGATGAAATTGTAAGGAAAAGAATCCCCATAACAAGTTATGAACATGTAAGTAGCTCAATGTCGACATTAAGTGCACACATTTCTTATACTTTCGATTTGCATGGTCCCAGTATTCCATTGGATAACGCATGCGCATCATCCTTAACAGCAATGCACTTGGCTTGTCAAGCCTTGAAAACAGGGGAATGTGATCTGGCAGTTGTAGCAGGTATAAATTTATTGCTCAGTCCATTGCACCATGTATATTTCTCACGTATGCAAGCACTTTCTCCTACAGGCCGATGTCATTCCTTTGATAAACAGGCAGATGGCTATGTTCCCGGTGAAGGTGTTGTAGCTGTCTTATTAAAGCCGTTATCCAAAGCGATCAAAGACCAGGATAACATTCATGCAGTTATTAAAGGAACTGCAATCAATCATGGGGGACGTTCAAATAATCTTACATCTCCTCGTCCCGAACTGCAAACGGAAGTAATTCTGGAGGCATGGAAAAACGCCAATATTTCCCCTGAAACATTAGGTTATATAGAATGCCATGGAACTGGAACAGCTTTAGGTGATCCAATTGAAGTTAGTTCTCTGCAAAAGGCATTTAGGAAACATACTTCAAAAACGAATTTTTGCGCTATAGGATCTGCAAAAGCTCATATTGGGCATTTGGAAGGAGCCGCGGGATTAACCAGTGTTTTAAAAGTCATTTTGTCGATGAAGCATAAAAAGATTCCCCAAATGCCTAATTATAAAGAAATGAATCCAATTATTAAATTAGAGGATTCCCCTTTATACATTAATACTGAAGTTCTGGAATGGAAAACAGAGGGAAGTACTCCCAGGCGTGCAGGCATAAGTAGTTTTGGTATGATAGGAAATAACGCCCATGTGGTGATTGAGGAATACGTTCCAAAACAAAAAAGACCTCAAATCCAGGTCACCCATGAGAATCCGGCTATTGTCGTGCTGTCTGCCAGGAACACAGACCGTCTTCGCGAGCAGGTAGAGCGACTCTTGAGCGCCATTCGGACACAGGGGTTCTCCGACAATGACCTTGCCGATATTGCATATACGCTGCAAGTGGGACGCGAAGGTATGGAAGAGCGTCTGGCTGTGATTGCAGGCAGTATCAAAGAACTTGAGGAGAAATTAAAGAGCTTTCTGGAAGGTCAGGATGACATTCCTGATATGTATCGCGGGCAGGTCAAGCACAACAGGGAGACCCTGGCTGTTTTTACAGCGGATGAGGATATGCAAAAAGCTATTGAGGCCTGGGTCGTTAAAGGGAAGCATGTAAAACTTGTAGATCTCTGGGTCAAAGGCTTGATATTTGACTGGAACAAACTCTATGGAGAGACCAAACCCTGCCGTATCAGCCTGCCCACATATCCCTTTGCCCGGGAACGTTACTGGATGCCTGACATTGAGAGCACTCCAGCCGTGCATAAAAATACTTCCCACCTCTTTAAAAAGAGGTCCGCTTCAACACTTACCGGCCGGAAGCTGGATCATGCAGCATCAAAAAGCAACCCGGTTCAGGAAGCACAGGAAGCCTTTGAACTGATGACCTTTGAAGAAACATGGCAGGAGCAGGTATTGCCGGACAATTCTTCAGCCAGGATTAAAGCCATGGTCTGTTTTCTTTCGGATTCTAAAAAGCAGCAAGCGGCAATTGAAGCAGTGCAGGCTCTTGACGGGCAGACCAGGGTGATTTTCATCTCCCAAAGCACCAGCTACCGCAAACAATCCGAACAGGCCTACCACATATCACCCAAAGACCCGGACACCTATAAGGATGCCTTCAAGAGCATACGTGAGGATTATGGAAATATAGATGCCGTCCTCTATCTATGGCCTTTGGAGGACAAAAAACATATAAGGGATTATTCCTGTATCGTACATATCCTGCAGGGAATTTCCTTCTCAAAACTAAAACCCAGCCACATCCTTCTGGCTGCTCAATATGAGGACATGCTGGAACGGTGTCACCTTGAATCGTGGATTGGCTTTGAGCGCTCCCTGGGGCTTGTTATGCCAGATACCCGAATTGCGGCAATCATGCAGGAGAGCGAAGAAAACCGGGAACCGGATATAAAGGACTGGCTGCAGAAGCTCTGGAGAGAGATGCCGACCCCAAAAAACTCAAGTATCCTGTACCAGGAGGGCAAGCGGTATATTTGCCGGATACGTCCAACAAAAATGCAGCCGGGAAACAGCCTGCTGAAGCCTGGAGGAACCTACCTCATTACAGGCGGCTGCGGCGGGTTGGGACTCCAGCTTGCAGGACATCTGGCAAAAACGCAGCACGCAAATCTCATACTGACCGGTCGGTCCCCCATGGATGAAAAAAAACAAATGAAGATAAAAATACTGGAGGACTTAGGCGGCCAGGTATTGTACCTGCAGGCGGACGTCTGTGACCAGGCCCGCATGAAGGAAGGCTTGAGTCAGGCGAAGGAACGCTTCGGGGAGATACGGGGAGTCGTGCACACGGCAGGGCTTGCAGGGGGAGGAAGCATCCTGGACAAGGACATTTCAAGCTTTGAAGAGGTGCTGGGACCCAAGATCAAGGGAACGATCATACTCGATGAGCTACTTTGCCGGGAACCCCTTGATTTTATCTGTTATTTCTCTTCAAGTGCAGCAATACTGGGTGATTTCGGCTCCTGCGACTATGCCGTTGGCAACCGTTTTCTGATGGCTTATGGGCATTATCGTAATAATCAGCAGCCCGGCAAGACGGTTGTCATTAACTGGCCGCTCTGGAAGGAAGGCGGAATGGGATCCAAAGAAGGCGATAATGCTGAAATGTATCTCAAATCCAGCGGACAACGTTTTTTGGAAACCGAAGAGGGCATTTTCATGTTCGACCGCTTACTGGCGCAGAACGATATACAGCATCTGGTACTGGCGGGACAGCCCAGCCGGGTGCACCGCTTTTTAGGGCTTGCCGGGAACCAATCCCCAGCACAGACCCCTGACATATACAAGCCTTCAGGCAAGGGAAGACGAACCGAGATGAAGGGGCTAAGCCTGGAGCAGTGTTTGGAGTGGGACTTGAAAGAACTTGCCGGGAATGTACTAAAAATTTCACGGGACAAACTGGACAAAGAGGAAAACTTTGCGGATTTTGGCTTTGATTCTTTTAGTTTAGCAGAATTTGCAACCATATTAACCGGTCATTATGGAATTGAAATTACCCCTGCCGTGTTTTTTGGACATTCCACCATTGAAAGACTGACACAATACTTTTTTACAGAGCATCAACAAGCGATTCAGGATTTTTATCGGGAGGATGCTGCTGTGCAGGACGTTCTGCAACGAGAACCGCAAGCAGCAGCTTCATCCCGGCAGAGAGCCGGAAGATTCCGGTTTGCCGCAGGGAGCACCCCCCAAGGTGTTCCGGAGCCCATTGCTGTCATAGGGATGAGCGGGCGGTTCCCGGGAGCCGACACAGTCGAGGGACTATGGAACAACCTGAAGGACGGCAGGGAATGTATTACAGAAATACCTGCAAGCCGCTGGGACTGGCAAAAGTATTATGGAGACCCTCATCAGGAAGATGGCAAAACCAATTCCAGATGGGGAGGATTTATATCCAATGCAGATCAGTTTGACTCCCTGTTTTTCGAAATCTCACCGAGAGAGGCGCAAGTCATGGACCCAAGGCAGCGGCTTTTGCTGCAGGAAGCCTGGAAGGCACTGGAGGATGCCGGATACGGAGCCAAACAGATTAAAACAAACAGGATCGGAATGTTTGTGGGTGTTGAACAGGGAGACTACCAGCTGCTTGTCAAAGAAAAGGCCAGTGTAACATCCAACAACAACGCAATTCTGGCTGCCCGCCTGGCATACTTCCTGAATCTCAGCGGCCCCGTGATGGCGATTGATACCGCCTGTTCTTCCGGTTTGGTGGCTGCTCATCAAGCCTGCTTGAGCCTGCGCAGCCACGAGTGTGATACCGCTATTGCCGCGGGCATCAATCTGATGCTCACACCACAGGCGTATATAGGGATGAGCCAGGCCGGTATGCTGTCTGCGGACGGCAAGTGCTTTGCGTTTGACAAGCGGGCTAACGGCCTGGTCCCTGGAGAAGCGGTGGCTGCAGTAGTACTCAAACGGTTATCCAGGGCTGAAGCAGACGGAGACCCGATCTATGCCGTCATCCAGGGCAACGCTGTCAATTATGACGGCAGAACTAACGGAATCACCGCTCCAAGCGGGGTTGCCCAGACCAGCCTTCTGAAGGCGGTCTACGATCAGTTCAAAGTGAACCCGGAAGAAATAGAATACATTGTAACCCATGGTACCGGGACCAGGCTCGGTGATCCTGTTGAGATCAATGCCTTGTATGATGCCTTTAAAGGCTATACAAGCAAACAAGGCTATTGTGCACTTACCTCAACGAAAACCAATTTCGGACATACCTTTGCGGCATCCGGACTGCTCAGTCTAATCAGCCTGGTGGAGGCATTACGCCATGAAACGATTCCTGCCAGCTTACACTGCGAACAGGAAAATGACTATATCAACTGGAAAGAAAGCCCCTTCTATGTCAACAAGGCTGCCAAACCCTGGCCAAAGAGAGATGGCAAAGTCCGTACTGGTGCAGTGAGCGCATTTGGAATGAGCGGCACCAACGTCCACATGGTTGTCAGGAGCTATTCCGGGAAAGACACCGGATCATTTCAGGAGCAGCCCCCGTACTATCTTCTTGTCCTTTCGGCCAAGACCGAGGATGCCCTGCAGGAAAAAATACAGGACATGATTACAGTACTGCAAAACAAGGGACAGGACCTGCTGAGGATAAGCTACACCGGGCTTGAGGGGCGTCAGCACTTCAACCATCGCTGTGCCATCGTTATTCAGGACCACGACGATGCTATATACGTATGGAAACAGGCAGGCAGCAGGGAAAGACTGCCGAACCTGTTCAAGGGAAAAGTCCCACAGGATTTTAAAGGCCAAAATGTGGTACAACAGTATGCCCAGGATATGCTCAAACAAAGCAAGTCGTTACAGTGTGACAGGAGCAAATATCAGGAAATGCTGTTTGCCTTGGCAGATTTTTATTGTCAAGGCTATGAGATTGATTGGAGCGGGCTTTTCGGCGGAAAAAGGATTAAGCGCATCAGCCTGCCGACTTATCCTTTTGCAAAAGAGCGATACTGGGTACGGGAGACAGAGACTACCCCTAACGCATCACCACCGATTACAGGCTACATTCATCCTCTGTTACATCAAAACACTTCGGATTTTTCTGAACAGAGGTTCACATCCACCTTTACCGGCCAGGAGTTTTTACTGGCAGATCATGTGGTGCAGGGGCAGCATCTCCTGCCAGGGGTAGCTTATTTGGAGATGGCTCGCGCTGCTGTTGAGCAGGTAACCGGAGCCTTGGAAGGTCAGAAGATACAGATAAGTCTGAAAAATATCGTTTGGATGCACCCTATCACTGTGCGGCATAATCCTGCCCGGGTACACATCGGACTCTATCCTGAGGAAAACGGCGAGATTACCTACGTAATTTACAGCCAGCATGATGAGGCCGACACCGAGCGGGTAATACACAGCCAGGGGGTTGCGATGCTCGGCCCGGTTGGAGAAGGTCAACGCATGGACCTTCAGGCCATAAAGTCTGAGTGTGACCGGGGTGTCCTTTCATCGGCCCAATGCTATGAGGCTTTTAGCCTGATGGGGTTCGATTATGGTCCGGGATATCAAGGATTGGAAAAAGTATATCTTGGTTCAGACAAGGTATTGGCTAAAATTTCATTACCTTCATCCGTTTGCGGTACCGGAGATCAGTTTGTCATGCATCCCAGCTTAATGGATTCAGCTTTGCAGGCATCAATAGGTTTATTGCTTGCACCAGACAGCAGGATACAGTCCGGAGGGGATGTCCCCTCGACGATGTCCCTCCCGTTTGCCCTGCAAGAGATGGAAATCTTCCGAGGTTGTTCTTCCACAATGTGGGTACTGCTTCGATACAGTAACGGTACTAAAGCCGGAGACAAAGTACAGAAACTTGATATTGATTTATGTGACGATCAAGGAAGAGTTTGTATACGGATGAAAGGGTTCTCAACCAGGATGCGGGGGGGGGACTCTTGGCAATCTGAAACCATCATGATGACCCCTGTGTGGGATGTAATCGCGGTAGAAGGAGGTCGGGATTTCTCTGCCAAGGCTCAACGGGTAGTGATTGTTGGAGGAAGAGAAGACAGCAGGAGTGCTGTTTTGCAATACTATCCTGATGCACAGGTTTTGGAAATAAAGCCAAGGGATACTATAGAAATAATATCCAAGAAACTACTGGCACGTGGTGCCATTGATCATATTATATGGATTGCCCCCTATAAACCCGTAACAACAATTTCGGACGATATCCTCATTACGGATCAGAATGAGGGTGTTCTCCAGGTTTTCAGAATAATTAAGGCTCTGCTTGGTTTGGGTTATGCGGATAACGATTTAAGCTGGAGCTTAATCACTGTTCAAGTCCAGTCTGTCCATAAAAATGAAACGATAAACCCAACCCATGCCAGTCTGCATGGATTGATTGGTTCAATGGCTAAGGAATATCCCCATTGGAAGGTCCGCCTTATAGATTTGAATGCCGAATCCGATTGGCCGATTGACGATATTCTTAACCTGCCTGCTGACCCTGAAGGAGACATTTTAGCTTACCGCGGCAAGGAATGGTACCGGCAACAGTTAATTCAACTTCATATCCCTGCACCAGAGCGGACACTGTACAGGCCGGAAGGTGTGTATGTAGTGATAGGTGGCGCTGGAGGTATCGGTGAAGTCTGGACTGAATATATGATTCGCACATATCAGGCCCATGTTATCTGGATTGGCAGACGGGAAAAAGATGCAACCATACAGGCCAAGCTGGATAGGCTGGCAAGCTTGGGGCCTTCTCCGCAATATATCAAAGCAGATGCAACTGACCAGAAGGCTTTACAGCAAGCCTATGAGAAGATTAAAAAATTATACCCGCAGATTCATGGGGTGGTTCATTCTGCAATTGTACTGTTGGATAAAAGCCTGGCAAACATGGATGAAGAACGCTTCAATAACGCACTTTCGGCTAAGGTTAATGTGAGTGTGCGGATGGCCCAGGTCTTTCAAAAAGAACCCTTGGATTTCGTCTTATTTTTTTCTGGTTTGATAGCATTTACTAAATCTCCGGGACAAAGCAACTATGCCTCCGGCTGTGCGTTTGAGGATGCTTTTGCGAGTCGGCTGTCTCAGGAATGGCCATGTGTGGTAAAAGTAATGAATTGGGGGTATTGGGGCAGTGTTGGAGTGGTTGCTGCCAAAGCTTATCAGGACAGGATGGCGCAGGTGGGCGTAGGCTCCATTGAACCCCCCGAAGCCATGGAAGCCTTGGAGGTTCTTCTTGCTGGAACAATGGATCAAATAGCGCTTGTAAAAACCACTAAACCCAACTTCTTAAATCGACAATAG